A window of Rhododendron vialii isolate Sample 1 chromosome 13a, ASM3025357v1 contains these coding sequences:
- the LOC131312684 gene encoding uncharacterized protein LOC131312684 isoform X1, protein MSHNRRRIGTGREGNESLEGHASSSSQMADTGTQIPEEESELGSAISKRPVVSGALTKVGEKMGSFLFEVLVTPGDVMLNKLLIPEEAALKCFPPLADCQEPYKKKIKISDPQNFDWPMTVRYDPLELFFILENKWQIFAISNNVETLDKIRFYKPVPRSDDNHYLVEIVKRRYPNTIHEFKIENFMFELPLTDMDIQYQMLIIYPQDVREHFSEVGIPDGTRDIERLYFTDDLNVHFWDIKIGYYRDFYHLMLADFFTEYNLEKGDMISFYRPVHPLHSRHFLIAFVKGGGNGTQSETASDDTMVGGSDGPGDGGEAGTDRGSNRQGDGRGRSHSGGRKWWKLGFGCCCFPTKSNARTE, encoded by the exons ATGTCACACAACAGAAGAAGAATTGGTACAGGCAGAGAAGGGAACGAGTCCTTAGAAGGACATGCATCGTCTTCATCTCAAATGGCTGATACTGGTACACAAATACCTGAAGAAGAATCGGAATTGGG ATCTGCTATCAGTAAAAGGCCTGTGGTTTCTGGCGCCCTTACCAAAGTTGGTGAAAAGATGGGAAGTTTTCTGTTTGAAGTGCTTGTGACTCCTGGTGATGTTATGCTAAACAAGCTTCTAATTCCTGAGGAAGCAGCTTTGAAATGTTTCCCTCCTCTAGCCGATTGTCAGGAACCTTACAAGAAGAAGATAAAGATTTCCGACCCTCAAAACTTTGATTGGCCTATGACTGTGAGGTATGATCCTTTGGAGTTGTTCTTCATCCTGGAAAACAAGTGGCAGATATTTGCTATCTCGAACAATGTGGAAACTTTGGATAAGATTCGCTTCTACAAACCAGTCCCGCGTTCAGACGACAACCATTACCTTGTTGAAATTGTCAAAAGAAGATATCCGAATACCATCCACGAATTCAAGATTGAAAATTTCATGTTTGAGCTGCCATTGACTGATATGGACATCCAGTACCAAATGCTCATCATCTATCCTCAGGATGTACGCGAACATTTCTCTGAAGTTGGAATCCCTGATGGAACACGTGACATTGAGAGGCTGTATTTTACTGATGATCTAAATGTTCACTTTTGGGACATAAAAATCGGATACTATCGTGATTTTTACCACCTTATGCTGGCTGATTTTTTCACTGAGTACAATTTGGAAAAAGGAGATATGATTAGCTTTTATAGACCTGTACATCCTTTACACTCGCGTCACTTCCTTATTGCATTTGTGAAAGGAGGAGGTAATGGGACTCAATCCGAGACTGCATCAGATGATACCATGGTTGGAGGCAGTGACGGACCGGGTGATGGTGGAGAAGCAGGAACGGATAGAGGCAGCAACAGACAGGGCGATGGTAGAGGAAGGAGTCACAGTGGGGGCCGCAAGTGGTGGAAACTAGGCTTTGGATGTTGCTGTTTCCCAACGAAAAGCAATGCAAGGACAGAGTAG
- the LOC131312684 gene encoding uncharacterized protein LOC131312684 isoform X3, giving the protein MGSFLFEVLVTPGDVMLNKLLIPEEAALKCFPPLADCQEPYKKKIKISDPQNFDWPMTVRYDPLELFFILENKWQIFAISNNVETLDKIRFYKPVPRSDDNHYLVEIVKRRYPNTIHEFKIENFMFELPLTDMDIQYQMLIIYPQDVREHFSEVGIPDGTRDIERLYFTDDLNVHFWDIKIGYYRDFYHLMLADFFTEYNLEKGDMISFYRPVHPLHSRHFLIAFVKGGGNGTQSETASDDTMVGGSDGPGDGGEAGTDRGSNRQGDGRGRSHSGGRKWWKLGFGCCCFPTKSNARTE; this is encoded by the coding sequence ATGGGAAGTTTTCTGTTTGAAGTGCTTGTGACTCCTGGTGATGTTATGCTAAACAAGCTTCTAATTCCTGAGGAAGCAGCTTTGAAATGTTTCCCTCCTCTAGCCGATTGTCAGGAACCTTACAAGAAGAAGATAAAGATTTCCGACCCTCAAAACTTTGATTGGCCTATGACTGTGAGGTATGATCCTTTGGAGTTGTTCTTCATCCTGGAAAACAAGTGGCAGATATTTGCTATCTCGAACAATGTGGAAACTTTGGATAAGATTCGCTTCTACAAACCAGTCCCGCGTTCAGACGACAACCATTACCTTGTTGAAATTGTCAAAAGAAGATATCCGAATACCATCCACGAATTCAAGATTGAAAATTTCATGTTTGAGCTGCCATTGACTGATATGGACATCCAGTACCAAATGCTCATCATCTATCCTCAGGATGTACGCGAACATTTCTCTGAAGTTGGAATCCCTGATGGAACACGTGACATTGAGAGGCTGTATTTTACTGATGATCTAAATGTTCACTTTTGGGACATAAAAATCGGATACTATCGTGATTTTTACCACCTTATGCTGGCTGATTTTTTCACTGAGTACAATTTGGAAAAAGGAGATATGATTAGCTTTTATAGACCTGTACATCCTTTACACTCGCGTCACTTCCTTATTGCATTTGTGAAAGGAGGAGGTAATGGGACTCAATCCGAGACTGCATCAGATGATACCATGGTTGGAGGCAGTGACGGACCGGGTGATGGTGGAGAAGCAGGAACGGATAGAGGCAGCAACAGACAGGGCGATGGTAGAGGAAGGAGTCACAGTGGGGGCCGCAAGTGGTGGAAACTAGGCTTTGGATGTTGCTGTTTCCCAACGAAAAGCAATGCAAGGACAGAGTAG
- the LOC131312684 gene encoding uncharacterized protein LOC131312684 isoform X2, whose translation MADTGTQIPEEESELGSAISKRPVVSGALTKVGEKMGSFLFEVLVTPGDVMLNKLLIPEEAALKCFPPLADCQEPYKKKIKISDPQNFDWPMTVRYDPLELFFILENKWQIFAISNNVETLDKIRFYKPVPRSDDNHYLVEIVKRRYPNTIHEFKIENFMFELPLTDMDIQYQMLIIYPQDVREHFSEVGIPDGTRDIERLYFTDDLNVHFWDIKIGYYRDFYHLMLADFFTEYNLEKGDMISFYRPVHPLHSRHFLIAFVKGGGNGTQSETASDDTMVGGSDGPGDGGEAGTDRGSNRQGDGRGRSHSGGRKWWKLGFGCCCFPTKSNARTE comes from the exons ATGGCTGATACTGGTACACAAATACCTGAAGAAGAATCGGAATTGGG ATCTGCTATCAGTAAAAGGCCTGTGGTTTCTGGCGCCCTTACCAAAGTTGGTGAAAAGATGGGAAGTTTTCTGTTTGAAGTGCTTGTGACTCCTGGTGATGTTATGCTAAACAAGCTTCTAATTCCTGAGGAAGCAGCTTTGAAATGTTTCCCTCCTCTAGCCGATTGTCAGGAACCTTACAAGAAGAAGATAAAGATTTCCGACCCTCAAAACTTTGATTGGCCTATGACTGTGAGGTATGATCCTTTGGAGTTGTTCTTCATCCTGGAAAACAAGTGGCAGATATTTGCTATCTCGAACAATGTGGAAACTTTGGATAAGATTCGCTTCTACAAACCAGTCCCGCGTTCAGACGACAACCATTACCTTGTTGAAATTGTCAAAAGAAGATATCCGAATACCATCCACGAATTCAAGATTGAAAATTTCATGTTTGAGCTGCCATTGACTGATATGGACATCCAGTACCAAATGCTCATCATCTATCCTCAGGATGTACGCGAACATTTCTCTGAAGTTGGAATCCCTGATGGAACACGTGACATTGAGAGGCTGTATTTTACTGATGATCTAAATGTTCACTTTTGGGACATAAAAATCGGATACTATCGTGATTTTTACCACCTTATGCTGGCTGATTTTTTCACTGAGTACAATTTGGAAAAAGGAGATATGATTAGCTTTTATAGACCTGTACATCCTTTACACTCGCGTCACTTCCTTATTGCATTTGTGAAAGGAGGAGGTAATGGGACTCAATCCGAGACTGCATCAGATGATACCATGGTTGGAGGCAGTGACGGACCGGGTGATGGTGGAGAAGCAGGAACGGATAGAGGCAGCAACAGACAGGGCGATGGTAGAGGAAGGAGTCACAGTGGGGGCCGCAAGTGGTGGAAACTAGGCTTTGGATGTTGCTGTTTCCCAACGAAAAGCAATGCAAGGACAGAGTAG